Part of the Candidatus Polarisedimenticolaceae bacterium genome, CATTCGTTGATCCTCCTCCAGGGCCTCGTCGTGCCGAGCCGCGCGTCAGGTTCGAGCGCGCTGCTCTGCCTACTCGCGGCGGCCCTCGCAGCCAGCCGGTCGGCTTCCTCGTCCCGACCGATTCGTCGCAGCAGGTGCGCCAACTCGTCGAGCCTTCGCGCGTACTCGACTCGCTCCACCACGATCGACGCGCAACTGCGACGCGGGGAGTCGTGCCGCGAGCGCTCTCCTTGCAGCCGATCGATCCGTACCGTCTTCGCGTCGTGCACCTCGAGCGTCGGGGTCGTCGCGTCCCGCGTCCCCGCGCGATCGTCGACCACGAGCAACGTCTCGACGACCCTCGACACCCGTTTCGCCGTCTCGGCCTCCTGGCGGGCCTGCCGCCACCGTCTCGCGATCCCGATCGCCCGCACGACCTTCGTCATCGCGACGCTCGACAGGCCCGTGGGACGGATCGCGAACTTCCGGATCCGGTACGCGATGCTCGAAGGGCGCGCGAGGACCGGCCGTTCGTTCAGGTATCGGCGGATGTCCTCCTCGAGCTCTACCGCGGATGGATATCGACGCGAAGGGTCCTTGTCGAGGCAGGTCTCGACGATCGTCGTCACGTCCGCGTCGAGCCGGTGCGTACCGTCGAAGCGCGCGGAGACGCTTGGAGGTGACTCCTCCCGAAGGATCCGCACGATCTCCATGATCCCGCTGTCGGAGAAGTCGTAGGGCGGCCGCCCCGTCACCATGTGGTACAGCACCGCACCCAACGAATACACGTCCGTGTGGAGGTCGACATCTTCCGTGCTTCCGAGCGCGCGTTCGGGGGAGGTGTACGGCAGCGCGCCCATTGCGCGCGCAAACACGTTCGGGGAAGTTTCGATCGGAAGGTCGGCTCGGGTGATTCGGGCCATGCCGAAGTCGAGGAGCTTCACGTCCGGCACGGAGTCCCCCATCGAGGACGATTTCTCGGGCTGCGGGATGAGCGCGTTCGCAGGCGTCAGGTCGCCATGGATCACCCCCTGCTGGTGGGCGTAGGCGACGGCGGCGCAGATCTTCCCGAAGAGGCCGAGGCGCAGCTTCAGCTCAGCCGGTTCCATCGGTCCTGGCGGACGTCCGCGGATCCACGCCGCGAGCGTTTCCCCGCGCACGAGTTCCATGCAGAAGCAGGGAAACAGGCTGTCGGTGGGACCGGTTTCGTAAAAGGCGGCGATCCCGGAATGCTGGAGGCGCGTCAGGTCACGCGTTTCCTTCTGGAACCGTCTCAGCACGCCGGAAGAGAGGTGCGCTCCGCCTCGAATCACCTTGAGCGCCACGCTCCTGGGTGGATCCCGCTGCTCCGCCTCGTAAACGACCCCGATTTCACCGCTGCCCAGTATCCGAAGAAGTCGGAAGTCGGGGACCGCGTGGTTCAAGCCGTCGATGGCGTTCGTCGCGCGGAGGAGAGGCTCCAGTCGCTCCATCCCTTCGAGGACTTCGGACTCTTCGGTCCATTCCGCCGCCCAGTCGAGGGCCTTCCCGTCGAGAACGCAGCGGGCGAGGTCCAGCACGAGCTCGTCGGGACCGCGGATCATCCCTCTCCTCTCAGAACCTCACAGTTCCGTAGAGCCGCATCGAACGCGGCGCCTGCCGGCTGAGCGGCTGGCCGTAGGTGTCGGTCGATCGATCCTGGATCGTCAGCACGGTCTGGTTGTCGAACACGTTCAGGATGTCGGCGCGGATCTCGATCCCGACCCGGCGCCGGGTCTGCCACACCTTGCCGATGCTGAGGTCCAGGTTCCAGAAACTGGGCATGCCGACGGAACCACGGGAGAGCCCCTGCTCCTCCGGGCCGGTCACCAGCGTCGCCTCGCAGTCGTCGAACGAGTTGCAGTCGCCGACGAACTCGTAGTGCGGCGTGTCCGAAAAGCCGAGGAAGTCGCCGTAGGCGTCGACGAAGCTGCGGCGGCTCATGGGATACCCCGAGCCCCACTGGAAGAACCAGCCGAGGAAGACGTTCCCCCAGTCGGGCAGATCGAGCCGTCCGTACACCTTGACGAGATCTTCGACGGAGTAGGCGAGGGGCCCGTACCAGCCGTCGTCGGTCTGCGTGCTGCCGAGCCCCGAGAACAGGTTCTGGATCACGAGGTCGTAGTCGACCTGATCCACCCGATCGTCGTTGTTGAAGTCGAGTCGCGGGTCGGTGGGATTCCAGTCGGGAGGAAGGCAGCCCGGTCCGAAGAACGTGCACCAGAAGCCGGGATCGGACGGTGGGCGGTCGAGATAGACGCCGACGTAGTTGGTGGAGCCGAGGTTGCCCAGGAACCCCGATCCCTCGAACTGCCCGATGTCGGTGCCCCGCGATCTCGAGTGGACGTACGACGCACCGAGCGAGAGGTTCCGCCAGGGCCTGCCGGTGAGCTCGATCTCCTGGGAGGTGTAGTCCCGACGCTTGAGATCGGTGTTCTGGACGACGAAGCGGAAGAAGGTCGCCGGATCCAGGGAGTTGATGTCCTCGATGAGACCGCGCGACTCGTGATCGACGTACCGGATCTTGAGAGCCAGGTCGTGGGGAAGGAGCTGGTCGTACTCCAGCAGCCAGCGGTCGGCCCCCTGCGGGCGCTTCACCCCGCTGTAATCGAAGGGGATCAGCGTGGACTGCTCGAACGAGAAGGCCCAGTTCGCGGGGTTGTGGATGTCGTAGGCCGAGCCGTCGTCGACGTGATTCCGGAAGTCCTCGTCGGCCGGGGCACCGATCCACTGGTAGGTGCGCAGCGAGAAGGGCCCCTGCGTGTTGGCGAACCCGCTGTACGCCAGGGCATTGACGTCGTAGAAACGCCCCCAGGCGCCCTTCAGGACGGAACTTCCCTTGCCCGAGAAGTCGTACGCGACGCTGGCGCGGGGCGCGAGGGCGTCCCCGAACCGGAACTTCGAGAACACGGCTCCGGTGTCGTTCGTGCTCTCCTGGCTGTCCGCGCGGACGCCGAGCATCACCGCCCAACGTCCCTTGCGCCACTGGTCCTGGACGAACACGCCCCACTCGCGGTGGGTGTTCTCCACCGCGCCGAGAGAGCGGAACTCGTTCAAACCGACCGGAGTCAGGATCGTGCCGCCGACGGCATCGACGGCCGCCGTCTGGACCTTCGTGCCGCCGTCGAAGGAGTCGGGAAGACCGAAGTCCGCCGCGATCGGGTTCTGGCCCGTGGCGATCACGTCGTCGGCCGCTCCCGTCATGCGCCCTCCCGAGTTCGACTCGGGGAGGTGGTGCTCGATCCCGAACTTCCACTGATGGCTTCCGAGACGGCCGCCGGGATTCCAGACGTGGGAGACGACGGCGGCGAGGTCGATCCGCTCCTGCCGGGTCTCGCCGTACGACTGGGCGTTGTTCAGGAACACGCCGTAGCTCACGACCTCCCACGAGGCGACGTCGTCGGTGCGGCTCGGGCGCGTCGTCGTCCGGTTGCGGGAGAACCCACCCTTGAGCTCGAGGACGGTGTTCGCGCCGAAAATCGCCTGGTAGTTGACGCGCACCCGCTCGGCGAGCACGTCCTGCTCCTGTCGCGCTTCCGGGGCGGCGGTGGCGGCGCCGAGACCCGTCGTCTCGACGTCCTGGCGGGTGTAGTTGGCCGAGAGGTTCTGGTTCGAGGTGAGCGCCGCGGTCAGCTTCACGAATCCCGTGAACCCCGAGGCGTCCTGCGTCCCGCCGGGAAGCGTGCCCACGCCGGCCAGATCCGAATCGGCGAAGGTCGTCGCGACGTCCACGCCGTCGACCGATGCGAAGTACCAGAGCCGATCCTTGATCATCGGCCCGCCGACGTCGAAGCGCGGCGAGATGTCGTGCGAGCCGACGGGTTGGGCGAGGATCGTCGGGTCGGCGTCGTTGGCGAGACTGTCGGAGGTGTAGATGTACGACGCCTGGCCTTCGAAGTCGTTCGATCCCGACCGGGTGATCACGTTCATGAGGCCGCCCAGGACCTGGCCGTATTCGGGGGCGAAGCCGTCCGCGACGAGCTGGACTTCCTCGATCGCGCCGATCGGGATCGGCGTTCCGGGGGTGTACTCCGTGGGGTCGCGACCGGTGAGACCGTCGACGAGGTAGTTGTCCCCGTACTGGCCC contains:
- a CDS encoding TonB-dependent receptor, with the translated sequence MNEKLCRLLLFVAALLAALPAAAQTTGQIVGIVRVKGGAPLEGVAIRATGPALQGERSAITGADGRYFLPVLPPGSYALEVSGPGYVGVRLEEVEVLLGRTTVADAVLSAGTLSESVTVIVEPSLVDATGADTGVVVSRQVLDRLPLVTRDYRELAKLVPSVTGTDVNMTTGRGPGSPSFRGEGQYGDNYLVDGLTGRDPTEYTPGTPIPIGAIEEVQLVADGFAPEYGQVLGGLMNVITRSGSNDFEGQASYIYTSDSLANDADPTILAQPVGSHDISPRFDVGGPMIKDRLWYFASVDGVDVATTFADSDLAGVGTLPGGTQDASGFTGFVKLTAALTSNQNLSANYTRQDVETTGLGAATAAPEARQEQDVLAERVRVNYQAIFGANTVLELKGGFSRNRTTTRPSRTDDVASWEVVSYGVFLNNAQSYGETRQERIDLAAVVSHVWNPGGRLGSHQWKFGIEHHLPESNSGGRMTGAADDVIATGQNPIAADFGLPDSFDGGTKVQTAAVDAVGGTILTPVGLNEFRSLGAVENTHREWGVFVQDQWRKGRWAVMLGVRADSQESTNDTGAVFSKFRFGDALAPRASVAYDFSGKGSSVLKGAWGRFYDVNALAYSGFANTQGPFSLRTYQWIGAPADEDFRNHVDDGSAYDIHNPANWAFSFEQSTLIPFDYSGVKRPQGADRWLLEYDQLLPHDLALKIRYVDHESRGLIEDINSLDPATFFRFVVQNTDLKRRDYTSQEIELTGRPWRNLSLGASYVHSRSRGTDIGQFEGSGFLGNLGSTNYVGVYLDRPPSDPGFWCTFFGPGCLPPDWNPTDPRLDFNNDDRVDQVDYDLVIQNLFSGLGSTQTDDGWYGPLAYSVEDLVKVYGRLDLPDWGNVFLGWFFQWGSGYPMSRRSFVDAYGDFLGFSDTPHYEFVGDCNSFDDCEATLVTGPEEQGLSRGSVGMPSFWNLDLSIGKVWQTRRRVGIEIRADILNVFDNQTVLTIQDRSTDTYGQPLSRQAPRSMRLYGTVRF
- a CDS encoding serine/threonine-protein kinase; translated protein: MIRGPDELVLDLARCVLDGKALDWAAEWTEESEVLEGMERLEPLLRATNAIDGLNHAVPDFRLLRILGSGEIGVVYEAEQRDPPRSVALKVIRGGAHLSSGVLRRFQKETRDLTRLQHSGIAAFYETGPTDSLFPCFCMELVRGETLAAWIRGRPPGPMEPAELKLRLGLFGKICAAVAYAHQQGVIHGDLTPANALIPQPEKSSSMGDSVPDVKLLDFGMARITRADLPIETSPNVFARAMGALPYTSPERALGSTEDVDLHTDVYSLGAVLYHMVTGRPPYDFSDSGIMEIVRILREESPPSVSARFDGTHRLDADVTTIVETCLDKDPSRRYPSAVELEEDIRRYLNERPVLARPSSIAYRIRKFAIRPTGLSSVAMTKVVRAIGIARRWRQARQEAETAKRVSRVVETLLVVDDRAGTRDATTPTLEVHDAKTVRIDRLQGERSRHDSPRRSCASIVVERVEYARRLDELAHLLRRIGRDEEADRLAARAAASRQSSALEPDARLGTTRPWRRINE